atccgacgacggaggaaGGGCCGACGGGGGAAATTCCGacgaggcggatggagaggccggcgcggcacggcggtgttccggcgaaaccgaggagtggCCGGGGAAGGAGACGATGCCGCGGTATCCAAGGAGGAGACAGTGGCATCGATCGGCGTACCGGCGATGAACAGGAGCCGGCCGGAGACGGTGTAGTGGCGGCGACGCCACTGAACGccggcgggaacgcgcctccggtGCTCTCCGCGCTAAACGGAGGACGGCccaggggagaggaggcggctgcgaggctGCTGGTGGCGACGGTGCGActggacggcgctccggcgaggagggagaggcggctggagacggccggcggcacgggagagagaggaggacggcggggagaggtggtgagGCCACAGGAGAGCGCAGGAGGGGGCTAAAAtgatagaacggagcgagggggttccattttataggatgggggagggagccggtcatgggagagggcggaacggcgacgggaaacacggccggcggccatggaaggcggcCGGGAATGGCGCGGCTGTTCCGGGCATTAGagggcacgaatcaagggggaaattggggggaattgaagagg
This genomic window from Oryza sativa Japonica Group chromosome 12, ASM3414082v1 contains:
- the LOC136354681 gene encoding uncharacterized protein; this encodes MTGSLPHPIKWNPLAPFYHFSPLLRSPVASPPLPAVLLSLPCRRPSPAASPSSPERRPVAPSPPAASQPPPLPWAVLRLARRAPEARSRRRSVASPPLHRLRPAPVHRRYADRCHCLLLGYRGIVSFPGHSSVSPEHRRAAPASPSASSEFPPSALPPSSDSQRRVLRRPRLRAAAAGCLVASSPAPVVVVVVLSSFPVSLVVAFVPPSSRSRSSSSLRQVPQPRHRLRPRLRVAKRCAGRVSPSCKDRRQSRSLAVRLRRLQTVSAAPVRRRRPHASSRGGKDPSSRCPILVLSVSPRARCAVVDPGTRVLVSVVVRLCVW